The following proteins are co-located in the Hemitrygon akajei chromosome 25, sHemAka1.3, whole genome shotgun sequence genome:
- the LOC140716304 gene encoding uncharacterized protein, whose translation MGVVPYLCLLLSCLAGVRSDIVLTQPKSAVVKPGQSHRLSCAVSGFDVNSDYMSWVKQVPGKGLEWLVAHYTDSSKYYAPGVQSRFTASKDSSNFYLQMNSLRLDDTATYYCARDTVRETRTGPGQKPSESACPSGAEGKGSSDRHSCIPVVLGHIRSSTQWKAGCQRGFPRRDAGWMGRGAQRITSEGSSEPSAVSGNGVTNRPGQVSVLRPHVTVNGRAMRNINDQRHFGVPVGFG comes from the exons ATGGGGGTCGTTCCTTATCTCTGTCTCCTCCTGTCTTGTCTGGCAG GCGTGCGGTCCGACATCGTGCTGACACAGCCCAAGTCAGCGGTGGTAAAGCCCGGACAGTCCCACAGACTGTCCTGTGCGGTCAGTGGGTTCGATGTCAACAGCGACTACATGAGCTGGGTGAAACAGGTCCCCGGGAAAGGGCTGGAGTGGCTGGTAGCGCATTATACTGACAGTAGCAAGTATTACGCGCCTGGAGTCCAGAGCCGGTTCACCGCTTCCAAGGACAGCAGCAACTTTTATCTGCAAATGAACAGCCTGAGACTGGACGACACGGCCACCTATTACTGTGCGAGAGACACAGTGAGAGAGACCAGGACTGGACCGGGACAAAAACCCAGCGAGAGCGCCTGCCCTTCGGGCGCTGAGGGAAAGGGCAGCAGTGATCGCCACAGCTGCATCCCGGTCGTTCTGGGCCACATCCGCTCGTCCACGCAATGGAAGGCGGGTTGTCAGCGGGGATTCCCGAGAagagatgctggatggatgggccGAGGGGCTCAGCGGATCACTTCAGAGGGCAGCTCGGAGCCAAGCGCCGTGAGTGGGAATGGGGTCACCAATCGACCTGGTCAGGTGTCGGTCCTTCGTCCACACGTGACAGTAAATGGTCGGGCTATGAGGAACATTAATGATCAGAGACACTTTGGTGTTCCAGTGGGGTTTGGCTGA